One window of the Acaryochloris sp. CCMEE 5410 genome contains the following:
- a CDS encoding GAF domain-containing protein, with the protein MTTEVRADGHQNLLRSDLSRQERLLAGVAEATRRLLAIADFDTAVNGALEAIATAAESDRIFVYQNHIELNTHREFATCPYEWTTAGVVKASKLPNQFPMFYDEIEGYREWLSDLKTGQPVQKLAREMSVLGQDKQVQEQALSVLTVPIFLEGYYWGNFGFDDCTTERVWSEAEIAVLETAAASFSGALERRDNLAELQRRDALLKSVNAAAQCLVATSELEQAIPEALRILGEGAQQDRVYVFENVVEAETEEILLEMPFEWVAPGIISSQKVSRFPIRFHDFPEVATQPILEGRVAQFLTRDLEGAAPKHNETEQTKSLVGVPIDISGHWWGVLGFDDCKAERVWSDAEIAVLETAAACIGSAIERDRTRKEREATAQARAEELSQVNSILQTSLTNLASQTDLNAFLGHVTHLINQAAGAFSGYVFLHDTPTNTLELRLSVKQGQVCIGASATDPELFQHPFPADITPAYPDLCKTREIGLYGGYLYTDSDLMWPGNAEWHRRSGHKEAAAVALFAGDQPIGMLGLTFDHEVDLRDEDRDLIRALADQAALAIQLANLAEETKQTALLQEREQAAQTRGAELAKVNHVLKETIDTLVAEPELSRFLGLVLKAIAQQFNSPFLEFWSNWRTDEENVAYLEQVVINGEVLTGEQLGGHHGINGLSIPPELIKADDLSKRTQYVEIDISPNNPFVEPLYDNLYSWCRDRGVDLPDHAINFPIILGQQSLGAIAIFLPKERELSEETIKLGYALANQVALAMQLTQLAEETKQTALLQERETVAKARIAELAERDRILEATAAAANIMLTDENFDSAINTALAIVGHGLEVDRILLGQHIDASSTEEPIYIQFLNEWVSAGTTSQIEHPELVKVSDEGIEFIYESLRQGQIFGGIIDELPEPFRSGQIELGVKSTYSIPIMVEGDYWGVIAFDDCHQLTRRSEAELEALKTLANCIGSAIARDRTRKEREAAAQAYAAELETHNLELANRDRILEATAAAANVLLTDKDFEGEIKQALQLIGEAVGTDRVGIAQHLEDLTETSPGHWLVIHEWSIPEMTPVADLCYPDPMQGTYGGAEQLYKIHQRGESFSIKTEQMMEPFRSSMAFMNIQTLHAVPIILREQYWGTVVFGDCRQQRQRSVAELTALQTVADCIGNAIDRDRIRKAREAAERTALIERERAARAVELEAANQVLTTRDRWLETTATAANQLLTADISTSVNTALQTIGTNLESDRLGVMRHVADATELGHFQILYEWDSAGTAAQIDDLELHQMPASDFAEWTWHLMTGQPVGGPVEEQPEPFRNTMRSLGTLSTYAVPIFIETEFWGVMFMDYCRELRQLTSAELAVFKTVATCIGSAIYREQMSCDREQAERDTLLQHEREQAAQKRAAALEIYNRQLQQRDTLLNSVNAAAQSLVANEDLATALPTMLKILGEGTGQCRAYILRNSLDEQTGQLLFNLMLEWDAPQIPSKMEVGAHFPVPIDRFPDHLTAPLKAGRATQFLASELDGIKPADRQPGQVLSLVGVPITVGGEWWGLLGLDDCVEERVWSDTEIAVLETAASAVGGAVERDRSRQARETAEKAVLAEREKAARERAAELAKTNEAIARSLTSLVASPELDQFLGAIIAEMARQLNACKVHLFLYDKPTHTLTQRVAVQDGHIYLGAGPNDPEMLSHPIPADITPGWDAIINGERPLTYDETLPYDEEIWWPETLVWHKAQGHKAITCIPMKAGDVPIGYIGFCFYDRTVLSDEQLEFMQALANQAIVAIQLTRLADEAKQAAILQEQEKAARERAAELAKTNEAISQTLDALTTEPELDRFLGQILTQIIEQIGADDTHLFLYDAETHTLHSQLAVQNNTVYSGNAPGDPEIFHTDIPVDITAFWQILLNAPKPVTLDENNPDAAEFFWPTTVEWHTSRGHQSATCACMKIGNQPIGFIGFAFCDQTVLSTEQLEFVQALTNQATLAIHLTRLAEQARTNALTDERNRLAREIHDTLAQAFTGISLQLEAAKNIMNQQPETAKSYLDQARDLTRQGLSEARRSVHALRSQALESETLVKALQKNLTQMTLNTSLQTEFQIQGTPILLEEGLQLNLLRIGQEAITNALRHAQAQTLTVTLTFTDQEVSLCVTDDGLGFEPQDVADIAGFGLVGIRERTARYQGQVKITSHPSEGTTIEVKLPVQPKPSSPGREEDGRTGR; encoded by the coding sequence ATGACTACTGAAGTTCGAGCAGACGGGCATCAGAATTTGCTCAGATCTGATTTATCAAGGCAAGAGCGGCTGCTAGCGGGGGTCGCTGAGGCTACGAGGCGGTTATTGGCGATCGCAGATTTTGATACGGCGGTCAATGGTGCTCTGGAAGCGATCGCAACTGCAGCAGAAAGCGATCGCATCTTTGTCTATCAGAATCATATAGAGCTGAATACCCATAGAGAGTTCGCAACCTGTCCCTATGAGTGGACAACTGCAGGTGTTGTCAAAGCAAGTAAGCTTCCCAATCAATTTCCAATGTTTTACGACGAAATTGAGGGGTATCGCGAATGGCTATCTGATTTAAAGACGGGCCAACCTGTACAAAAATTGGCCCGAGAAATGTCAGTGTTAGGGCAGGATAAACAAGTCCAGGAACAGGCGCTGTCAGTGCTCACAGTACCCATTTTTTTAGAGGGTTATTACTGGGGGAACTTTGGCTTTGATGATTGCACCACAGAACGGGTATGGAGCGAGGCGGAGATTGCCGTGCTGGAGACAGCAGCGGCGAGTTTCTCAGGAGCGCTGGAACGGCGCGATAATCTAGCGGAACTACAGCGGCGAGATGCATTACTAAAGAGTGTAAATGCAGCAGCGCAGTGCTTAGTTGCAACGAGTGAGCTAGAGCAGGCGATTCCAGAGGCGTTGCGAATTTTGGGGGAAGGAGCGCAGCAGGATCGGGTTTATGTGTTTGAGAATGTGGTGGAGGCTGAAACGGAAGAAATTCTGCTTGAGATGCCCTTTGAATGGGTAGCGCCAGGAATTATCTCTTCTCAGAAAGTCAGTAGGTTCCCGATTCGATTTCATGACTTTCCTGAAGTTGCAACTCAGCCGATTTTGGAAGGTCGAGTTGCTCAGTTTTTAACGAGAGATTTGGAAGGGGCTGCACCTAAACACAATGAAACTGAACAAACAAAGTCTTTAGTTGGCGTACCAATTGACATATCCGGTCATTGGTGGGGAGTGTTAGGTTTCGATGATTGTAAGGCCGAGCGGGTTTGGAGCGATGCGGAAATCGCTGTTCTAGAAACAGCGGCGGCTTGTATTGGCAGCGCCATTGAACGCGATCGCACCCGTAAAGAACGCGAAGCAACGGCTCAGGCGCGTGCTGAAGAGCTATCTCAAGTCAACAGTATTTTACAAACCAGTCTCACGAATCTTGCAAGTCAAACGGATCTCAATGCTTTTTTAGGTCATGTTACCCACTTAATCAATCAGGCTGCTGGCGCTTTTTCCGGTTATGTATTCTTACATGACACGCCGACCAATACCTTAGAGTTGCGACTTTCGGTCAAACAAGGACAGGTTTGTATCGGTGCATCTGCAACGGACCCCGAGTTATTTCAACACCCCTTTCCAGCAGATATCACGCCAGCCTACCCGGATTTATGTAAAACCCGTGAGATTGGTTTATATGGTGGTTATTTGTATACCGATTCGGACCTGATGTGGCCTGGGAATGCTGAATGGCATCGTCGGTCTGGGCATAAAGAAGCGGCGGCTGTGGCTTTATTTGCAGGCGATCAACCTATCGGAATGCTAGGACTCACCTTTGACCATGAGGTTGATCTTAGGGATGAAGATCGAGACCTGATTCGAGCCTTAGCAGACCAGGCTGCTTTAGCTATTCAGCTTGCGAACCTAGCTGAGGAAACAAAGCAAACAGCTTTATTACAGGAACGGGAACAGGCAGCTCAGACTCGTGGGGCCGAGTTGGCAAAGGTGAACCATGTCCTGAAAGAAACGATTGATACCCTTGTTGCTGAACCCGAACTGTCTCGCTTCTTGGGTTTGGTGCTGAAGGCAATCGCCCAACAATTTAATTCACCTTTTCTAGAGTTTTGGAGCAATTGGCGTACTGACGAAGAAAACGTTGCGTATTTAGAGCAAGTTGTCATTAATGGTGAGGTTCTAACGGGAGAGCAGCTTGGTGGACATCACGGCATCAATGGTCTGTCCATACCACCTGAGTTGATTAAGGCAGATGATTTATCGAAGCGGACGCAATACGTTGAGATTGATATTTCACCCAATAATCCGTTCGTAGAGCCGTTGTACGACAATCTCTATTCTTGGTGTCGAGATCGCGGCGTTGATCTACCAGATCATGCCATTAACTTTCCGATTATTCTGGGTCAGCAATCTTTAGGCGCGATCGCAATTTTCTTACCTAAGGAACGAGAGTTATCTGAGGAGACTATTAAGCTAGGATATGCTCTTGCCAATCAAGTGGCGTTGGCTATGCAGCTGACGCAGCTAGCTGAAGAAACAAAACAAACCGCTTTATTGCAGGAACGGGAGACGGTCGCTAAAGCAAGAATTGCTGAGTTGGCAGAACGCGATCGCATCTTAGAAGCCACGGCAGCAGCAGCTAATATCATGCTCACTGACGAGAACTTTGATAGTGCTATTAATACAGCATTAGCGATTGTGGGGCATGGGCTAGAAGTGGATCGAATCTTGCTTGGGCAGCACATCGATGCGTCATCGACAGAAGAACCAATCTACATTCAGTTTTTAAATGAGTGGGTTTCTGCTGGGACGACCAGCCAAATAGAGCATCCTGAACTGGTAAAAGTTAGCGATGAAGGCATTGAGTTTATCTATGAATCACTCCGTCAAGGCCAGATCTTTGGAGGAATCATTGATGAGTTACCCGAACCGTTTCGTAGTGGTCAGATAGAGTTAGGAGTCAAATCTACCTACTCTATTCCAATTATGGTTGAGGGCGATTATTGGGGGGTAATCGCTTTTGATGATTGTCATCAGCTCACGCGGCGCAGTGAAGCTGAACTAGAAGCATTGAAAACATTAGCAAACTGTATAGGTAGCGCTATTGCGCGTGATCGAACCCGCAAGGAACGAGAGGCTGCTGCTCAGGCTTATGCGGCTGAGCTAGAGACACATAACCTAGAATTGGCAAACCGCGATCGCATCCTCGAAGCCACTGCAGCAGCAGCCAATGTTTTGCTAACAGATAAGGACTTTGAAGGTGAAATTAAGCAAGCACTCCAACTCATTGGGGAAGCCGTAGGAACAGATCGAGTCGGCATTGCCCAACATCTTGAGGATCTCACCGAAACCAGCCCTGGGCACTGGCTAGTGATTCATGAGTGGTCCATTCCTGAGATGACCCCTGTCGCCGACCTTTGCTATCCAGACCCCATGCAAGGAACCTATGGTGGTGCTGAACAGCTCTACAAGATACATCAACGAGGTGAAAGTTTTAGCATCAAAACGGAACAGATGATGGAGCCGTTTCGTAGTTCTATGGCGTTTATGAACATCCAAACGTTACATGCGGTCCCTATTATTTTGCGCGAGCAGTATTGGGGCACCGTGGTGTTTGGAGATTGTCGCCAGCAGCGGCAGCGTAGCGTAGCTGAACTTACGGCCCTACAAACGGTAGCGGATTGTATCGGCAATGCCATTGATCGCGATCGCATCCGCAAAGCCCGTGAAGCTGCCGAGCGCACTGCCCTAATCGAACGGGAAAGGGCGGCCCGTGCAGTAGAGCTAGAAGCGGCAAACCAAGTCCTGACCACCCGAGATCGTTGGCTAGAGACCACCGCTACCGCTGCCAACCAGCTCCTAACCGCCGATATCTCGACCAGTGTTAACACGGCTCTGCAGACGATTGGCACCAATCTAGAGAGCGATCGCCTGGGCGTGATGCGTCATGTTGCTGATGCGACTGAGCTAGGTCATTTCCAGATCCTTTATGAATGGGACTCAGCGGGTACTGCGGCTCAAATCGACGACCTAGAACTTCACCAAATGCCTGCCAGTGACTTTGCTGAGTGGACCTGGCATTTGATGACAGGCCAACCCGTCGGTGGCCCCGTAGAAGAACAGCCCGAACCCTTTCGCAACACAATGCGGAGCCTTGGTACCCTCTCGACCTATGCCGTCCCCATCTTTATTGAGACGGAGTTCTGGGGGGTGATGTTTATGGATTACTGCCGTGAATTGCGGCAGCTTACCTCTGCGGAATTAGCCGTGTTTAAAACCGTTGCCACCTGTATCGGTAGTGCTATCTATCGAGAGCAAATGAGCTGCGATCGCGAACAGGCTGAACGCGATACCCTTCTGCAGCACGAGCGGGAACAAGCGGCCCAAAAACGAGCTGCTGCCCTGGAGATCTACAATCGCCAACTTCAACAGCGCGATACGTTACTCAATAGTGTTAATGCTGCCGCCCAGAGTTTGGTAGCTAATGAAGACCTGGCTACGGCATTACCCACAATGCTGAAAATTTTGGGTGAGGGAACGGGCCAGTGTCGGGCCTATATTTTGCGGAATTCACTAGATGAGCAAACAGGCCAACTGTTGTTTAACCTGATGCTGGAGTGGGATGCCCCTCAGATTCCCTCCAAAATGGAGGTAGGGGCTCATTTCCCGGTCCCCATTGATCGCTTTCCTGATCATTTAACCGCTCCCCTCAAAGCAGGACGGGCGACTCAATTTCTGGCCAGTGAATTGGACGGTATCAAGCCCGCAGATCGTCAACCAGGGCAAGTTCTCTCTCTTGTGGGCGTTCCCATTACAGTGGGCGGTGAATGGTGGGGATTATTAGGATTAGATGATTGTGTGGAAGAGCGGGTCTGGAGCGATACCGAAATTGCGGTTTTAGAAACGGCTGCTTCTGCAGTGGGGGGTGCTGTGGAACGCGATCGCAGCCGTCAAGCTCGGGAAACAGCCGAAAAAGCGGTTCTGGCAGAGCGGGAAAAAGCTGCACGGGAGCGGGCGGCGGAGCTAGCCAAAACCAATGAAGCGATCGCAAGAAGTCTAACCAGCTTAGTGGCCAGTCCCGAGTTGGATCAATTTTTAGGTGCAATCATTGCCGAAATGGCTCGACAACTCAATGCTTGTAAGGTGCATCTATTCCTCTACGACAAGCCTACCCATACCCTAACTCAGCGCGTTGCCGTACAAGACGGACATATTTATCTCGGTGCTGGGCCAAACGACCCCGAAATGCTCAGCCATCCTATTCCAGCCGATATAACCCCTGGGTGGGATGCCATCATCAATGGTGAACGTCCCCTCACCTATGACGAGACCCTGCCCTACGACGAAGAAATTTGGTGGCCAGAAACGTTAGTGTGGCACAAAGCACAGGGTCATAAGGCGATTACCTGTATTCCCATGAAAGCAGGGGATGTACCGATTGGTTACATTGGATTCTGCTTCTACGATCGCACCGTCCTCAGCGATGAACAGCTCGAATTTATGCAAGCGCTGGCGAACCAAGCGATTGTTGCCATTCAACTCACCCGCCTAGCCGATGAAGCCAAACAAGCCGCAATTTTGCAAGAGCAAGAAAAGGCTGCCCGAGAACGAGCGGCAGAGCTGGCGAAGACCAATGAGGCCATTTCTCAAACTCTGGATGCCCTCACCACTGAGCCAGAACTAGATCGTTTCCTCGGTCAAATCTTGACCCAAATCATCGAGCAAATCGGCGCGGATGATACCCACCTCTTTTTGTATGATGCCGAAACCCATACCTTGCACTCCCAACTTGCCGTTCAAAACAACACGGTCTATTCAGGCAATGCCCCTGGCGATCCCGAAATTTTCCACACCGATATTCCAGTTGATATCACCGCATTTTGGCAAATCCTCCTTAATGCCCCTAAGCCAGTTACCCTGGATGAAAACAATCCTGATGCAGCAGAATTCTTCTGGCCGACAACCGTAGAGTGGCACACCTCCCGAGGCCACCAGTCTGCCACCTGTGCTTGTATGAAAATCGGCAACCAACCCATTGGATTTATTGGGTTCGCCTTTTGCGATCAGACGGTTCTCAGCACAGAACAGCTCGAATTTGTCCAGGCTCTCACTAATCAAGCCACCCTCGCCATTCACCTCACCCGTCTGGCGGAGCAGGCCCGCACCAATGCCCTTACTGATGAGCGCAACCGACTGGCCCGCGAAATCCACGATACCCTGGCCCAGGCATTCACGGGCATCTCCCTGCAGTTGGAAGCCGCTAAAAATATCATGAACCAACAGCCGGAAACTGCAAAAAGCTATCTCGACCAGGCCCGCGACCTCACCCGTCAGGGACTCTCTGAAGCCCGTCGTTCGGTTCACGCCCTGCGCTCCCAAGCACTGGAAAGCGAAACGCTTGTCAAAGCGCTCCAGAAAAATCTTACCCAGATGACTCTCAATACGTCCTTACAGACTGAATTCCAAATTCAGGGGACTCCCATTCTTCTAGAAGAAGGGCTGCAGCTCAATCTCCTCCGCATTGGTCAAGAAGCCATAACCAACGCCCTCCGCCATGCCCAGGCTCAAACCCTCACCGTTACCCTGACCTTTACGGACCAAGAGGTTAGCCTTTGTGTCACGGATGATGGCCTGGGCTTTGAACCCCAAGATGTGGCAGATATAGCAGGATTTGGACTAGTGGGGATTCGTGAGCGCACGGCCCGTTATCAAGGCCAAGTCAAAATCACCAGCCATCCGAGTGAGGGAACCACAATAGAAGTGAAGTTGCCAGTGCAGCCCAAACCATCCTCCCCAGGTAGGGAAGAGGATGGCAGAACTGGACGTTGA